In Agarivorans gilvus, one genomic interval encodes:
- a CDS encoding anaerobic C4-dicarboxylate transporter has protein sequence MLYLEFIFLLLMLYIGSRFGGIGLGVVSGIGLCVEVFIFKMPPTSPPITVMLIILAVVTCASILEAAGGLKYMLQVAERMLRKNPKRVTLIGPLVTYTMTFMLGTGHAVYSIMPIIGDVALKNGIRPERPMAAASVASQVGITASPISAAVVYYLAQISEIRPDITLLSILMVTVPATLFGTLLMSLYSMRRGKELDDDPEYQARLQDPVSRRKIESTTATSLDEVLPAKARNAVLLFIGAIVSIVIIAMVPEIRTIAEGDKPISMAVIIQMMMLAFGGIILLATKTEPRAVPEGVVFKSGMVAAIAIFGIAWMSDTYFKYAMPQFRSGIVEMVNNYPWSFAFALFIVSVVVNSQAATARMMLPVGLGLGLEPALLIGLMPAVYGYFFIPNYPSDIATVNFDTSGTTKIGKWYFNHSFMSVGLIAVIGGCCMGYILGIIIIG, from the coding sequence ATGCTTTATCTTGAGTTCATTTTTCTGTTACTGATGCTCTACATCGGTTCTCGCTTTGGTGGGATCGGCCTAGGGGTGGTGTCCGGTATTGGTCTTTGTGTTGAAGTATTCATCTTTAAAATGCCCCCCACTTCGCCGCCGATTACCGTGATGTTAATTATTTTGGCCGTGGTGACTTGTGCTTCGATACTTGAGGCTGCCGGTGGCTTGAAATACATGCTTCAGGTTGCCGAGCGTATGCTACGCAAAAATCCTAAACGCGTCACGCTGATCGGCCCTTTGGTTACTTATACCATGACCTTCATGTTGGGCACCGGCCATGCGGTTTATTCCATCATGCCAATTATTGGTGACGTAGCGCTGAAAAATGGCATTCGTCCAGAGCGCCCCATGGCTGCGGCATCGGTGGCTTCGCAGGTGGGGATCACTGCCTCGCCCATTTCCGCCGCGGTGGTCTATTACCTTGCGCAAATTTCAGAAATTCGTCCCGATATTACCTTGTTATCGATTCTCATGGTGACGGTGCCCGCGACTTTATTTGGTACTTTATTGATGTCGCTTTATAGCATGCGTCGTGGTAAAGAGCTGGATGATGACCCGGAATACCAAGCCCGCTTGCAAGACCCGGTATCTCGCAGAAAAATCGAAAGCACCACCGCTACTTCCTTGGATGAAGTGTTACCCGCCAAAGCGCGTAATGCGGTATTGCTGTTTATTGGCGCGATTGTAAGTATTGTGATTATTGCCATGGTGCCGGAAATTCGCACTATTGCTGAAGGCGACAAACCGATTTCCATGGCCGTGATTATTCAAATGATGATGTTGGCCTTTGGCGGGATCATCTTACTGGCCACCAAAACCGAACCTCGGGCCGTACCTGAGGGCGTGGTATTTAAATCGGGCATGGTGGCGGCGATTGCCATTTTTGGTATTGCTTGGATGTCGGATACCTATTTTAAATATGCCATGCCGCAGTTTCGTAGTGGCATAGTTGAGATGGTAAATAACTATCCTTGGAGCTTTGCTTTTGCTTTGTTTATTGTGTCAGTGGTGGTGAATTCTCAGGCCGCTACGGCGCGGATGATGTTGCCTGTGGGCTTGGGCTTGGGTTTAGAACCCGCCTTATTGATTGGCCTTATGCCCGCGGTGTACGGCTACTTCTTTATTCCTAATTATCCTTCAGATATTGCCACGGTTAACTTTGATACCTCAGGCACCACTAAAATTGGTAAGTGGTATTTTAACCACTCCTTCATGTCGGTGGGTTTAATTGCAGTAATAGGCGGCTGCTGTATGGGTTATATTCTGGGGATAATCATTATCGGCTAA
- the oppC gene encoding oligopeptide ABC transporter permease OppC, which produces MLDNKQNSEAISEFADKLEIEGRSLWQDARMRFMRNRAAMVSLGILLLITLLVVFGSHLSEFAFDDTDWGAMHQGPSIESGHYFGTDSLGRDMFVRTLLGGQISLMVGVMGAFVAVLIGTLYGATSGFLGGTVDRVMMRLLEILYGIPFMFFVILLVTFFGRNIFLVFVAIGAVSWLDMARIVRGQTLSLKNKEFIEAAEVCGVSKWKIITRHIVPNVLGIVAVYATLLIPQMILTESFLSFLGLGVQEPMTSWGALLQDGSQTMEIAIWQLLYPAAFMVVTLFSFNYVGDGLRDALDPKDR; this is translated from the coding sequence ATGTTAGATAATAAACAGAACAGCGAAGCCATTAGTGAGTTCGCTGATAAGTTAGAGATTGAAGGCCGTAGCTTGTGGCAGGACGCGCGCATGCGCTTTATGCGTAACCGTGCCGCGATGGTGAGCTTGGGCATTTTATTGCTCATTACCCTGTTAGTGGTTTTTGGTTCTCACTTAAGCGAATTTGCTTTTGACGATACTGACTGGGGTGCCATGCATCAGGGGCCTTCGATAGAAAGTGGCCACTACTTTGGTACTGACTCGCTAGGTCGCGATATGTTTGTTCGTACCTTATTAGGTGGGCAAATCTCGCTGATGGTCGGGGTGATGGGCGCTTTTGTAGCAGTACTAATTGGTACGCTTTACGGTGCAACCTCCGGATTTTTAGGCGGAACTGTTGACCGAGTGATGATGCGTTTGCTGGAAATTCTTTACGGCATTCCCTTCATGTTTTTCGTGATTTTGTTGGTCACTTTCTTTGGCCGCAATATTTTCTTGGTATTTGTTGCGATTGGTGCGGTGTCATGGTTAGACATGGCGCGGATAGTTCGTGGTCAAACCTTGAGTTTGAAAAACAAAGAGTTTATTGAAGCGGCCGAAGTGTGTGGGGTATCTAAGTGGAAGATTATTACTCGCCACATCGTGCCTAATGTACTGGGTATTGTGGCGGTTTATGCCACCTTGTTGATACCGCAAATGATCCTCACCGAATCGTTTTTGAGCTTCTTAGGTTTGGGGGTACAAGAACCCATGACCTCTTGGGGCGCCTTACTACAAGACGGTTCGCAAACTATGGAAATCGCTATTTGGCAGTTGCTTTATCCTGCGGCCTTCATGGTGGTGACCTTGTTTAGTTTTAACTATGTGGGCGACGGTTTACGTGATGCCTTAGATCCCAAAGATCGCTAG
- the oppD gene encoding oligopeptide ABC transporter ATP-binding protein OppD translates to MSLLNVKDLRVEFSTPEGSVTAVNDLTFSLEAGQTLGIVGESGSGKSQTAFALMGLLAKNGTISGEALFNGQQVLNLPEQQLNAIRAEKIAMIFQDPMTSLNPYMKVGEQLKEVLRLHKGMSNQQAHVEAVKMLDAVKMPEAEKRMAMYPHEFSGGMRQRVMIAMALLCRPQLLIADEPTTALDVTVQAQIMELLNELKREFNTAIIMITHDLGVVAGLCDKVLVMYAGRTMEYGTAKEVFYQPSHPYTEGLLKAIPRLDTEGEILPTIPGNPPNLLKLPQGCPFQDRCHRVSERCRQETPALTQFAGQRQRACHDNFHLEGGL, encoded by the coding sequence ATGAGTTTATTGAATGTTAAAGACCTTCGAGTGGAGTTTTCTACCCCAGAAGGCAGCGTTACCGCAGTCAATGATTTAACCTTCTCTCTGGAGGCAGGACAAACCCTCGGCATTGTAGGGGAGTCTGGCTCGGGTAAAAGCCAAACCGCCTTTGCCTTAATGGGCTTATTGGCTAAAAACGGCACCATTAGTGGTGAAGCCTTGTTTAATGGCCAGCAGGTGTTAAACCTACCAGAGCAGCAACTCAATGCGATTCGCGCTGAAAAAATTGCGATGATTTTTCAGGACCCGATGACCTCACTCAACCCCTATATGAAAGTAGGGGAGCAGCTTAAAGAGGTATTGCGTCTGCACAAAGGCATGAGCAATCAGCAAGCTCATGTTGAGGCGGTAAAAATGCTGGATGCGGTGAAGATGCCTGAGGCCGAAAAGCGCATGGCGATGTACCCTCACGAATTTTCTGGTGGCATGCGCCAACGGGTGATGATTGCTATGGCGCTTTTGTGTCGCCCACAATTGTTGATTGCCGACGAACCTACCACCGCTTTAGATGTGACGGTTCAAGCTCAGATCATGGAGTTATTAAACGAACTAAAACGCGAATTTAATACTGCCATTATTATGATTACCCACGACTTAGGTGTGGTAGCGGGCTTATGTGACAAGGTATTAGTGATGTATGCCGGGCGTACCATGGAATACGGCACCGCCAAAGAAGTGTTTTATCAACCTAGCCACCCCTATACCGAGGGCTTGTTAAAAGCGATTCCTCGTTTAGATACTGAAGGTGAAATCTTACCGACTATTCCGGGTAATCCACCTAACTTATTGAAGCTTCCTCAGGGTTGTCCTTTCCAAGACCGCTGCCACCGCGTTAGTGAGCGTTGCCGCCAAGAAACGCCAGCGCTTACTCAGTTTGCTGGACAAAGGCAACGGGCTTGCCATGACAATTTCCATTTAGAAGGAGGCTTATAA
- a CDS encoding IS110 family transposase: protein MSTIKVLGIDLGKSSFHVIGRDYSDNQVIRKKFSRSALVHYLHQLKPCTIAFEACGGAHWLGRQCELMGHKVRLIPPQYVKPFVKSNKNDFIDAEAICEASIRPNMRFVSVKSEEAQVISAIHKARHGYIKDRTACMSRIGSLLLEFGIALPTGHSVMKQLFNWLAQQRQVLPMLLMQELMELHEYYLFLNGNIEKQDKKLKQLVETNSIGQLLKTIPGIGDMTASLCLANISSATDFKNGRNMAAWLGLIPAQYSTGGKPKLLGISKRGNKALRTLFIHAARAVMSRPDKTGKVYGEWLINLRATKPFNVVTVALANKLARIAWAVMKTKQAFNSKALAPSLQ from the coding sequence ATGTCTACAATTAAAGTTCTTGGTATCGATTTAGGCAAATCATCTTTTCACGTGATAGGCCGTGATTATTCTGATAACCAAGTTATCCGTAAAAAGTTTTCTCGTTCAGCATTAGTTCACTATCTTCACCAATTAAAGCCCTGCACCATTGCTTTCGAAGCTTGTGGCGGTGCGCATTGGCTTGGCAGGCAATGTGAGTTGATGGGACATAAAGTCAGATTAATCCCTCCGCAATATGTAAAGCCCTTTGTTAAAAGTAATAAGAATGACTTCATTGATGCAGAGGCCATATGTGAAGCATCAATAAGACCTAATATGCGCTTTGTCAGCGTAAAGTCAGAAGAAGCTCAAGTTATTTCAGCAATTCATAAGGCGAGACACGGCTATATCAAAGACCGAACGGCCTGCATGTCCCGCATCGGTTCATTACTGCTGGAGTTTGGTATTGCTCTTCCTACAGGCCATAGCGTGATGAAGCAACTGTTCAACTGGCTTGCTCAGCAAAGGCAGGTGCTGCCAATGTTACTCATGCAAGAGCTAATGGAGCTGCATGAGTATTACCTGTTTCTCAATGGCAACATTGAGAAACAAGATAAAAAGCTAAAGCAACTGGTTGAAACGAACTCGATAGGTCAACTCCTGAAAACCATACCGGGTATTGGAGATATGACAGCAAGTCTTTGTCTTGCCAACATCAGCAGTGCTACTGATTTTAAAAACGGTAGAAACATGGCAGCGTGGTTAGGACTTATTCCAGCGCAATACTCAACAGGTGGTAAGCCCAAATTATTAGGAATAAGTAAGCGAGGTAACAAAGCACTTCGAACCTTGTTTATTCATGCCGCCAGAGCCGTGATGTCGAGGCCGGATAAGACAGGTAAGGTTTATGGGGAGTGGCTGATAAACTTGCGAGCGACTAAGCCATTTAATGTTGTCACCGTTGCATTGGCTAACAAGCTTGCCCGAATAGCCTGGGCAGTCATGAAGACGAAACAAGCATTTAACAGTAAGGCGTTAGCACCGAGTTTGCAATGA
- the oppF gene encoding murein tripeptide/oligopeptide ABC transporter ATP binding protein OppF, producing MSDKALLLDVVDLKVHFKIKNAKALPWTPPATLKAVDGVSLKLYQGETLGVVGESGCGKSTFARAVIGLVPAEAGKVVWLGQDLTELDQKQLREKRKEIQMIFQDPLASLNPRMTIGDIIAEPLRTFYPKLSKVEVKQKVQKMMMRVGLLPNVINRYPHEFSGGQCQRIGIARALILEPKMIICDEPVSALDVSIQAQVVNLLKELQKEMGLSLIFIAHDLSVVKHISDRVLVMYLGNSVELGTAKALFDQPTHPYTKALMSAVPIPDPDLERNKTIELLEGDLPSPINPPSGCVFRTRCPIATEQCAKTKPQLLGDEQHSVSCIHRSVG from the coding sequence ATGAGTGATAAAGCCTTATTGCTAGACGTGGTGGACTTAAAGGTTCATTTTAAAATAAAAAATGCCAAGGCCTTACCCTGGACTCCTCCCGCCACGCTAAAGGCGGTCGATGGTGTATCTCTGAAATTATATCAAGGGGAAACCCTTGGTGTAGTGGGCGAGTCAGGTTGTGGTAAATCTACCTTTGCTCGAGCGGTGATTGGTTTGGTGCCAGCCGAGGCCGGAAAGGTAGTATGGTTAGGTCAGGATCTTACCGAATTAGACCAAAAGCAGTTGCGTGAAAAGCGCAAAGAAATTCAAATGATTTTCCAAGATCCTTTGGCGTCGCTGAACCCGCGAATGACCATTGGCGACATCATCGCGGAACCATTGCGCACCTTTTACCCCAAGCTAAGCAAAGTTGAAGTGAAGCAAAAGGTACAAAAAATGATGATGCGAGTGGGCTTATTGCCCAACGTGATCAACCGTTATCCGCATGAGTTTTCTGGTGGTCAGTGTCAACGTATCGGGATTGCCCGAGCATTGATTCTTGAGCCTAAGATGATCATCTGTGATGAGCCGGTATCGGCCTTAGATGTATCGATTCAGGCGCAGGTGGTTAACTTGCTTAAAGAGCTGCAAAAAGAAATGGGCTTGAGTTTAATTTTCATCGCTCATGACTTATCGGTGGTTAAGCATATTTCTGATCGGGTATTGGTGATGTATTTAGGTAACTCGGTGGAGCTGGGCACGGCCAAAGCCTTGTTTGACCAGCCAACCCATCCTTATACCAAGGCCTTGATGTCTGCAGTGCCAATTCCCGACCCGGATTTGGAACGCAATAAAACCATCGAACTATTGGAAGGGGATTTACCCTCGCCAATTAATCCACCTTCTGGTTGTGTATTCCGCACGCGCTGCCCAATCGCCACCGAACAGTGTGCTAAAACCAAGCCACAGTTGCTCGGTGATGAGCAGCATTCGGTGAGTTGTATTCATCGCAGTGTTGGCTAA
- the oppB gene encoding oligopeptide ABC transporter permease OppB, giving the protein MIKFILKRMLEAIPTLLVLITITFFMMRFAPGSPFSGERSLPPEVLANIEAKYGLDKPVLEQYFSYLGNLVQGDLGPSFKYKDYSVNELVAQALPVSAKIGSIAFIFTILMGVSVGTLAALKQNTWMDFTIMSTAMAGVVMPSFVLAPTLVFIFAIKLQWLPAGGWNGGHWQYIILPMLGMSLLYVASFARIMRGSMIEVLSSNFIRTAKAKGLPYRYIILRHALRPALLPVVSYMGPAFVGIITGSVVIETIFGLPGFGKLFVNGALNRDYSLVLGLTILIGTFTIVFNAIVDILYAFIDPKIRY; this is encoded by the coding sequence ATGATTAAGTTCATCTTAAAACGAATGTTAGAAGCCATACCAACGTTGTTGGTATTGATTACTATCACCTTTTTCATGATGCGTTTTGCCCCGGGAAGCCCTTTCTCAGGTGAGCGCTCACTACCGCCTGAAGTACTGGCTAATATTGAAGCCAAGTACGGTTTAGATAAGCCAGTCTTAGAGCAGTATTTCTCTTACTTGGGCAACTTGGTTCAAGGCGATCTAGGACCATCATTTAAATATAAAGATTACAGTGTGAATGAGTTGGTTGCTCAGGCCTTGCCGGTGTCTGCCAAAATTGGCTCGATCGCTTTCATCTTTACCATATTAATGGGGGTGTCGGTGGGGACATTGGCAGCCTTAAAACAAAATACTTGGATGGATTTTACCATTATGTCCACGGCCATGGCCGGGGTGGTGATGCCTTCCTTTGTGCTCGCGCCGACCTTGGTATTCATTTTTGCGATTAAGTTGCAATGGCTGCCAGCGGGCGGCTGGAACGGTGGGCATTGGCAATACATCATTTTGCCCATGTTGGGTATGTCGTTGTTATATGTTGCCTCGTTTGCGCGGATTATGCGTGGCAGCATGATTGAAGTGCTTAGCTCTAACTTTATTCGCACCGCCAAAGCCAAAGGTCTTCCTTACCGCTATATCATTCTGCGCCATGCTTTACGTCCGGCCTTGTTGCCCGTGGTGTCGTATATGGGGCCAGCCTTTGTGGGCATTATTACCGGTTCGGTGGTGATTGAAACCATTTTTGGCTTACCTGGTTTTGGTAAGTTGTTTGTTAATGGTGCGCTTAACCGAGATTATTCTTTAGTACTGGGATTAACTATTTTGATCGGTACTTTCACTATTGTATTTAACGCGATCGTCGACATTCTCTATGCCTTCATCGATCCGAAAATCCGCTACTAG
- the adhE gene encoding bifunctional acetaldehyde-CoA/alcohol dehydrogenase, whose translation MPVGNIDELNAMVARVKAAQAEFASYSQEQVDKIFRAASLAASTARIELARMAAEESGMGIMEDKVIKNHFASEFIYNKYKDTLTCGVIERNDEGGTITIAEPVGIVCAIVPTTNPTSTAIFKALISLKTRNGCIFSPHPRAKNATNFAAKLVLDAAVAAGAPKDIIGWIDQPSVELSNALMKHDDIALILATGGPGMVKAAYSSGKPAIGVGAGNTPVVIDETADVKRAVSSILMSKTFDNGVICASEQAAIIVESKYDEVIARFAKYGAAVLSKADADKVRKVLMIDGALNAKIVGQPAYKIAELAGVTVPKATKILIGEGLEASYDDEFSHEKLSPTLGVYKAKDFEDAVRQAGIVLDIGGVGHTSVLYTDQDANADRIAYFGDKMKTARILINTPSSHGGIGDLYNFELAPSLTLGCGSWGGNAISENVGPKHLINKKIVAKRAENMLWHKLPKSIYFRRGSLPVAMDDLDGKKRAMIVTDSFLFNNGYIDDLRAILKDKGMEVEVFHDVAADPTLSIVEKGAAACHSYQPDVILAVGGGSPMDAAKIMWVMYEHPETDFADLSMRFMDIRKRIYKFPKMGSKAELVCITTTSGTGSEVTPFAVVTDDKTGQKYPLADYELTPNMAVVDANLVMDMPKSLCAFGGYDAVTHAMEAYVSVLANEYSDGQALQALKMLKEYLPSSYENGKADPIAREKVHNAATIAGIAFANSFLGVCHSMAHKLGAEFHVPHGLANALLLTNVIRYNATNTPTKQTAFSQYDRPKARARYAEVAEHLGFREGNTEAKLNALLTWLEELKVALNIPLSIKDAGVNEADFLAKVDELAVDAFDDQCTGANPRYPLISELKQVLLDSYYGRPYTEGPDSADALAKEVAKKPAVKKATKSKA comes from the coding sequence ATGCCTGTAGGTAATATTGATGAGTTAAACGCAATGGTTGCACGAGTGAAAGCAGCGCAAGCTGAATTCGCTTCTTACAGCCAAGAGCAAGTGGACAAAATTTTCCGCGCTGCGTCACTCGCTGCTTCTACAGCACGTATTGAACTAGCTCGCATGGCCGCTGAAGAGTCTGGCATGGGCATTATGGAAGACAAAGTGATCAAAAACCACTTCGCTTCTGAGTTCATTTACAACAAATATAAAGATACTTTGACTTGTGGCGTTATCGAGCGCAACGACGAAGGCGGTACTATTACTATCGCTGAACCAGTAGGTATCGTTTGTGCCATCGTACCCACCACCAACCCAACCTCTACTGCTATCTTTAAAGCGCTTATCAGCCTTAAAACACGCAACGGTTGTATTTTCTCTCCACACCCACGTGCTAAAAACGCGACTAACTTCGCAGCTAAATTAGTACTAGATGCAGCAGTAGCTGCCGGTGCGCCAAAAGACATCATTGGCTGGATTGACCAACCTTCTGTAGAGCTTTCAAACGCACTAATGAAGCACGACGATATCGCTCTTATCCTTGCAACTGGTGGTCCAGGCATGGTTAAAGCTGCTTACTCTTCAGGTAAGCCTGCAATTGGTGTAGGTGCGGGTAACACACCTGTAGTTATTGACGAAACTGCTGACGTTAAACGTGCTGTTTCTTCAATTCTAATGTCTAAAACTTTCGATAACGGCGTTATCTGTGCTTCTGAGCAAGCTGCCATTATCGTTGAGTCTAAGTACGATGAAGTTATCGCTCGCTTTGCTAAATACGGCGCAGCTGTACTAAGCAAAGCAGACGCAGACAAAGTACGTAAAGTACTGATGATTGACGGCGCGCTTAACGCGAAAATCGTTGGTCAACCAGCATACAAAATTGCTGAGCTTGCAGGCGTAACGGTTCCTAAAGCCACTAAGATCCTTATCGGTGAAGGCCTAGAAGCCTCTTACGATGATGAGTTCTCTCACGAGAAACTATCTCCAACCCTAGGTGTATACAAAGCTAAAGACTTTGAAGACGCTGTTCGTCAAGCGGGTATCGTTTTAGATATCGGTGGTGTTGGTCACACATCTGTACTTTACACCGACCAAGACGCAAATGCAGATCGCATTGCTTACTTCGGTGACAAAATGAAGACTGCGCGTATTCTTATTAATACGCCTTCTTCACACGGTGGTATTGGTGACCTTTACAACTTCGAATTAGCACCTTCATTAACTCTAGGTTGTGGTTCTTGGGGTGGTAACGCGATTTCTGAAAACGTAGGTCCTAAGCACCTAATCAATAAGAAAATTGTTGCTAAGCGAGCTGAAAATATGTTGTGGCATAAACTACCAAAATCTATCTACTTCCGTCGTGGCTCACTTCCTGTAGCAATGGACGACTTAGATGGCAAGAAACGCGCGATGATCGTTACCGACAGCTTCTTGTTCAATAACGGTTACATCGATGACCTACGCGCCATCCTTAAAGATAAAGGTATGGAAGTAGAAGTATTCCATGATGTTGCAGCTGACCCAACACTTTCTATCGTAGAAAAAGGCGCAGCAGCGTGTCACAGCTACCAACCAGACGTAATTCTAGCTGTTGGTGGTGGTTCACCAATGGATGCAGCGAAAATCATGTGGGTAATGTACGAGCACCCAGAAACAGATTTCGCAGACCTATCTATGCGCTTTATGGACATCCGTAAACGTATTTACAAGTTCCCTAAAATGGGTTCAAAAGCTGAACTAGTATGTATTACTACTACTTCAGGTACCGGTTCTGAAGTAACACCTTTCGCGGTGGTAACTGACGACAAGACTGGTCAAAAATACCCACTAGCGGATTACGAACTAACTCCAAACATGGCGGTAGTTGACGCTAACCTAGTAATGGATATGCCTAAGTCACTATGTGCCTTCGGTGGTTACGATGCGGTTACTCACGCTATGGAAGCTTACGTTTCTGTACTAGCTAACGAATACTCAGACGGTCAAGCTCTACAAGCACTTAAGATGCTAAAAGAGTACCTACCAAGCTCTTACGAGAATGGTAAAGCTGACCCAATCGCTCGTGAAAAAGTACACAACGCTGCAACCATCGCTGGTATCGCATTTGCTAACTCTTTCCTAGGTGTTTGTCACTCAATGGCTCACAAACTAGGTGCTGAGTTCCACGTACCACACGGTTTAGCTAACGCTTTATTGCTAACCAACGTGATTCGTTACAACGCAACTAATACGCCAACTAAACAAACTGCGTTCTCTCAATACGACCGTCCTAAAGCACGCGCTCGTTACGCAGAAGTAGCTGAGCACTTAGGTTTCCGTGAAGGTAACACCGAAGCGAAACTAAATGCCCTACTAACTTGGTTAGAAGAGTTGAAAGTAGCATTGAACATTCCTCTATCTATTAAAGATGCAGGCGTGAACGAAGCTGACTTCCTAGCTAAAGTTGACGAACTAGCGGTAGACGCGTTCGACGACCAATGTACTGGTGCTAACCCACGTTACCCATTAATCAGCGAACTTAAACAAGTTCTACTTGATTCTTACTACGGTCGCCCATACACCGAAGGTCCAGACAGTGCTGACGCATTAGCCAAAGAAGTGGCTAAAAAACCAGCTGTAAAAAAAGCGACAAAGTCTAAAGCTTAA
- a CDS encoding ABC transporter substrate-binding protein has protein sequence MKTAKSLAVCLISAAVLSSFATNSFAADVPAGVKLAAVQELVRGNGAEPASLDPHKTEGVPESNIIRELLEGLVNQDGDGNLVPGVAESWETKDNKTFVFHLRKNAKWSNGDPVTAHDFEYSFKRAVDPKTAAPYSWFLEMTTMVNAADIIDGKKPASELAVTALDDYTLEIKLEQALPYFVAMTSHTTLKPVHRATVEEFGDKWTLPEHFVGNGAYKVAEWVVNEKIVMERNEHYWDNAHTVINKVTYLPIENQVTDMNRFLAGEIDMTYEMANEHFKRMQKEQPESLKVTPYLCSYYYGFNNKKAPFDDVRVRKALSYAIDRDAVAKYIVGKGELPAYNFAHQKVAGLHFDTPEYATWTQKERNAKAAELLAEVGYGKDKPLEFTLLYNTSENHKKIAIAVASMWKKTLGVKVNLENQEWKTFLDNRRNGNYDVTRAGWCGDYNEASTFLSLMQSNNGNNDQFYNSPKYDGFMNAAMAAVDDAVRADNYRQAEAQLAQDMPLAPIYHYVNARLVKPTVGGYPMNNAEDKIYSKDLYIIAE, from the coding sequence ATGAAAACTGCTAAATCTTTAGCTGTCTGCCTGATTAGTGCTGCTGTACTAAGCTCATTCGCTACTAATTCGTTTGCTGCCGACGTGCCTGCGGGGGTAAAACTTGCCGCTGTTCAGGAGTTAGTTCGCGGTAATGGCGCAGAACCCGCCTCTTTAGACCCCCATAAAACTGAAGGTGTGCCAGAGTCAAATATAATTCGTGAACTACTGGAAGGCCTAGTCAACCAAGATGGCGATGGCAATTTGGTACCTGGTGTTGCAGAGTCATGGGAAACTAAAGACAACAAGACTTTTGTTTTTCACCTACGCAAAAATGCCAAGTGGTCAAACGGTGACCCTGTGACAGCCCACGATTTTGAATATAGCTTTAAACGCGCGGTTGACCCTAAAACTGCAGCTCCCTATTCGTGGTTCTTAGAAATGACCACCATGGTTAACGCCGCAGACATTATTGACGGAAAAAAACCAGCCTCAGAACTAGCGGTAACAGCGCTAGATGACTACACCCTCGAGATTAAATTAGAACAAGCGCTGCCTTATTTCGTGGCGATGACTTCACATACCACTTTAAAACCAGTGCACCGCGCCACTGTAGAAGAGTTTGGTGATAAGTGGACACTACCAGAGCACTTTGTCGGTAATGGCGCGTATAAAGTAGCCGAGTGGGTGGTGAACGAAAAAATTGTGATGGAACGTAACGAGCACTACTGGGATAACGCGCACACCGTTATTAACAAAGTAACTTACCTGCCCATCGAAAACCAAGTGACCGATATGAACCGTTTCTTGGCGGGCGAAATTGACATGACTTACGAAATGGCCAATGAGCACTTCAAGCGTATGCAAAAAGAGCAGCCTGAGTCGTTGAAAGTAACCCCGTACTTATGTTCTTACTACTACGGTTTTAACAATAAAAAAGCGCCATTTGATGATGTTCGAGTGCGCAAAGCATTGTCTTACGCGATTGATCGTGATGCTGTGGCTAAGTACATCGTAGGTAAAGGTGAGCTACCCGCTTATAACTTCGCTCATCAGAAAGTCGCGGGCTTGCACTTCGATACCCCTGAATACGCAACCTGGACGCAGAAAGAGCGCAACGCCAAAGCGGCAGAGTTGCTCGCTGAAGTGGGTTACGGCAAAGACAAGCCTTTAGAATTCACTTTGCTTTACAATACCAGTGAAAACCACAAGAAAATCGCTATTGCGGTGGCATCAATGTGGAAAAAAACCTTGGGGGTTAAAGTTAACTTAGAAAACCAAGAGTGGAAAACCTTCCTCGATAATCGCCGTAATGGCAATTACGACGTGACTCGCGCCGGTTGGTGTGGTGATTACAATGAAGCGTCTACCTTCTTATCGTTGATGCAAAGCAATAATGGCAATAACGACCAATTCTACAATAGTCCAAAATACGATGGCTTCATGAATGCAGCGATGGCTGCGGTGGATGACGCTGTTCGTGCTGACAACTATCGTCAAGCCGAAGCGCAGCTCGCTCAAGACATGCCGTTGGCCCCGATTTATCACTACGTAAATGCGCGTTTGGTTAAACCTACCGTAGGTGGTTACCCAATGAACAACGCCGAAGATAAAATTTACTCTAAAGACCTTTACATCATCGCTGAATAG